One Nostoc sp. UHCC 0302 DNA window includes the following coding sequences:
- a CDS encoding DUF1257 domain-containing protein has protein sequence MSHFSQIKTQIRNLDSLKDALTELGIDWKPGPQEVRGYRGQTHPAEVTIEQENGYDIGFRWNGKEYELVADLQYWQQNLSVDGFLRQVTQRYAYQTVVKETARVGFQVAEQQKNEDGSIRLVVQRWSA, from the coding sequence ATGTCACACTTTAGCCAAATTAAGACTCAAATCCGTAACCTTGATTCTTTGAAAGATGCTCTGACTGAATTGGGCATAGATTGGAAACCAGGCCCACAAGAAGTACGCGGCTATCGCGGTCAAACCCATCCTGCGGAAGTGACTATTGAGCAGGAAAATGGCTATGACATCGGCTTTAGATGGAATGGCAAGGAATACGAATTGGTGGCTGACTTGCAATATTGGCAGCAAAATTTATCTGTAGATGGGTTTTTGCGCCAAGTAACACAGCGCTATGCTTACCAAACAGTTGTGAAAGAAACAGCTCGTGTTGGCTTTCAAGTTGCAGAACAGCAAAAAAATGAAGATGGTTCGATTCGCCTAGTAGTACAGCGCTGGAGTGCGTAA
- a CDS encoding DUF2997 domain-containing protein, with protein METLEFIIYPDGRVQEKVTGIVGASCAEVTAAIEAQLGQVFTHEPTSEFFAAKVQQSSVANTQSTYSDW; from the coding sequence ATGGAGACATTAGAATTCATAATTTATCCAGACGGTCGGGTACAAGAAAAAGTCACTGGTATTGTGGGTGCTTCTTGCGCTGAGGTTACAGCAGCAATAGAAGCACAGCTGGGACAAGTATTTACTCATGAGCCAACCTCAGAATTTTTCGCCGCGAAGGTTCAGCAATCTAGTGTGGCGAACACCCAATCTACTTATAGCGATTGGTAA